The following are from one region of the Rhodopirellula sp. P2 genome:
- a CDS encoding TIGR03960 family B12-binding radical SAM protein, with amino-acid sequence MIHHELRRKLESRVLPHVQTPAQYVGGERNIVVKDHRKLRGKIAVGFPDAYTIGMSHHGLQVLYSMINRRDDWCAERVFMPWPDMEAKLREHNLPLYTLETFTPLSEFDVIGLSLQYEISSPNVLTMVDLGGLPLDAVDRTMADPLLVAGGPCVQNPEPMADVFDVMVTGDGEPALPEICDLWLSLREEVRLPDGTYATGEEGLKQREEALARVAQQLPYAYVPRFYEPQYSDNNRIGSIVRTRDDVPETIAPSVISDLDGMPLPTEPIVPYVNCVHDRIAIEIMRGCPHLCRFCQSTVIKRPLRIREVDTIVDAALKSYRSTGFNEISILSLSSSDYPHFAELVKRLHEVFVPLDVNISVPSLRVNDQLRTLPELLGSTRRKSLTLAPEVARDDMRQQIRKKIKNSDLIEGCRAAFQNGFESVKLYFMCGLPGERPVDLDGIVDLAETISTVGKEVNGRYARVTASVSNFVPKSHTPYQWNGMQSREYFQWAHSYLWKRRKIRSVNIKCHDIETSLLEGVISRGDRRTGKAIRLAWERGARMDGWTEHLDAERWWQSIQDAGIDIDQQVHQKYEMMDKLPWDHVNVKFGRAYLEKEQSRATIQLTDMANAI; translated from the coding sequence ATGATTCATCACGAACTCCGACGAAAACTCGAATCACGCGTTTTGCCGCACGTGCAAACGCCGGCTCAGTACGTCGGCGGGGAACGCAACATCGTCGTCAAAGACCATCGCAAACTACGCGGGAAAATCGCCGTTGGGTTCCCCGATGCGTACACGATCGGGATGAGCCACCACGGGTTGCAAGTCCTGTATTCGATGATCAATCGGCGGGACGATTGGTGTGCTGAGCGAGTCTTCATGCCTTGGCCGGACATGGAAGCCAAGCTGCGTGAACACAACTTGCCGCTTTACACGCTGGAAACGTTCACGCCGCTCAGCGAATTTGATGTGATCGGGTTGTCGCTGCAGTACGAAATCAGTTCGCCCAACGTGTTGACGATGGTCGATCTGGGCGGCCTGCCGCTGGATGCGGTCGACCGGACGATGGCGGATCCTTTGTTGGTCGCGGGCGGACCATGTGTCCAAAACCCGGAACCGATGGCCGACGTCTTCGATGTGATGGTGACCGGCGACGGTGAACCGGCGCTGCCTGAAATCTGCGATTTGTGGCTGAGTCTTCGCGAAGAGGTCCGCTTGCCTGATGGAACCTATGCGACCGGCGAAGAGGGCCTGAAGCAACGTGAAGAAGCCTTGGCACGCGTCGCACAGCAATTGCCGTATGCTTATGTGCCTCGGTTCTACGAGCCTCAGTATTCCGACAACAACCGAATCGGATCGATCGTTCGAACTCGTGACGATGTGCCAGAAACAATCGCACCCAGCGTGATCAGTGACTTGGATGGCATGCCGTTGCCGACCGAGCCCATTGTTCCGTACGTCAACTGCGTGCACGACCGAATCGCGATCGAGATCATGCGCGGTTGCCCACACCTGTGCCGATTCTGTCAGAGCACGGTCATCAAACGTCCTCTGCGAATTCGCGAGGTTGACACGATTGTTGACGCGGCCCTGAAAAGCTATCGCAGCACGGGCTTCAACGAGATCAGCATTCTGTCGCTTTCCAGCAGTGACTACCCGCACTTCGCGGAGCTGGTGAAGCGGTTGCATGAAGTCTTCGTGCCGCTGGATGTGAACATCAGTGTGCCGAGTTTGCGAGTCAACGACCAATTGCGAACGCTGCCGGAATTGCTGGGAAGCACGCGGCGGAAATCATTGACGTTGGCCCCCGAGGTGGCTCGCGATGACATGCGGCAACAGATCCGCAAGAAGATCAAGAACAGCGATTTGATCGAGGGGTGCCGGGCGGCATTCCAAAACGGTTTCGAAAGCGTGAAGTTGTATTTCATGTGCGGTCTGCCGGGCGAACGTCCGGTGGATTTGGACGGCATCGTGGACTTGGCAGAAACGATTTCAACGGTCGGCAAAGAAGTCAACGGTCGGTACGCCCGAGTCACGGCCAGCGTTTCGAACTTCGTCCCCAAATCGCACACGCCATATCAATGGAACGGGATGCAGTCTCGCGAATATTTCCAGTGGGCGCACAGTTACCTTTGGAAGCGTCGCAAAATTCGCAGCGTGAACATCAAGTGCCACGACATTGAAACGAGTTTGCTGGAAGGCGTGATCAGCCGCGGCGACCGGCGGACCGGAAAGGCGATTCGGCTCGCTTGGGAACGCGGGGCTCGCATGGACGGTTGGACGGAACACCTCGATGCAGAACGTTGGTGGCAATCGATCCAGGACGCTGGCATTGATATTGATCAACAGGTCCATCAGAAGTACGAGATGATGGACAAACTCCCCTGGGATCACGTCAACGTGAAGTTCGGGCGTGCTTACCTCGAAAAAGAACAGTCTCGTGCAACCATCCAATTGACCGACATGGCCAACGCGATATGA
- the nirD gene encoding nitrite reductase small subunit NirD, whose translation MSEYESVGKVSDFEDNVGKAVPVDGRMVAVFRKGDEWYAIDDLCPHMGASLAEGHVEENTVTCPWHAWRFCIKDGTWEDNPRTKVDCFDIKIENDEVWVREKPDAE comes from the coding sequence ATGAGCGAATACGAAAGCGTCGGGAAGGTTTCCGATTTTGAAGACAACGTGGGCAAAGCGGTCCCTGTCGACGGCCGAATGGTCGCGGTTTTCCGCAAGGGCGACGAATGGTACGCGATTGACGATCTTTGCCCCCACATGGGTGCGTCGCTGGCCGAAGGTCACGTCGAGGAAAACACGGTGACTTGCCCTTGGCACGCCTGGCGATTCTGCATCAAAGACGGCACCTGGGAAGACAACCCGCGAACCAAGGTCGATTGCTTTGACATCAAAATTGAGAACGACGAGGTTTGGGT